A region of Hippoglossus stenolepis isolate QCI-W04-F060 chromosome 7, HSTE1.2, whole genome shotgun sequence DNA encodes the following proteins:
- the hdac3 gene encoding histone deacetylase 3 → MTNRTSYFYDPDVGNFHYGAGHPMKPHRLSLTHSLVLHYGLYKKMMVFKPYKASQHDMCRFHSEDYIDFLQKVSPNNMQGFTKSLNTFNVGDDCPVFPGLFEFCSRYTGASLQGATQLNHKICDIAINWAGGLHHAKKFEASGFCYVNDIVISILELLKYHPRVLYIDIDIHHGDGVQEAFYLTDRVMTVSFHKYGNYFFPGTGDMYEVGAESGRYYCLNVPLRDGIDDQSYRHLFQPVIKQVVDFYQPTCIVLQCGADSLGCDRLGCFNLSIRGHGECVEFVKSFKIPLLVLGGGGYTVRNVARCWTFETSLLVDESISDELPYSEYFEYFAPDFTLHPDVSTRIENQNSRQYLEQIRQTVFENLKMLNHAPSVQIHDVPSDMLSYERNDEPDPDERGAEDNYTRPEAPNEFYDGDHDNDKESDVEI, encoded by the exons ATGACGAACCGGACTTCTTACTTTTACGACCCCGACGTGGGCAACTTTCATTACG GTGCTGGCCACCCCATGAAGCCTCACCGCTTGTCTCTGACTCACAGCCTGGTGCTGCACTATGGACTTTACAAGAAAATGATg gTGTTCAAGCCATACAAAGCATCTCAGCATGACATGTGTCGTTTCCACTCTGAAGACTACATAGACTTTCTGCAGAAGGTCAGCCCCAACAACATGCAGGGCTTCACAAAGAGCCTCAACACATTTAATGTGGGAGATGACTG TCCTGTGTTTCCAGGTCTTTTTGAGTTCTGCTCAAGATACACTGGAGCCTCTTTACAGGGAGCGACACAGCTCAACCACAAG ATCTGTGACATTGCCATAAACTGGGCTGGAGGTTTGCATCATGCTAAGAAGTTTGAG GCGTCTGGATTTTGCTACGTCAACGACATCGTCATTAGTATCCTGGAGCTACTCAA ATACCACCCTAGGGTTCTGTACATCGACATAGACATTCACCATGGGGACGGCGTCCAGGAAGCCTTTTACCTGACTGACCGTGTCATGACTGTGTCCTTCCACAAATATGGGAACTACTTTTTTCCTGGAACAG gTGACATGTATGAGGTTGGGGCAGAGAGCGGACGATACTACTGCCTCAATGTTCCTCTTAGAGACGGCATCGATGACCAGA gctaCAGACACTTGTTCCAGCCGGTTATTAAACAGGTGGTGGATTTCTACCAACCCACCTGTATCGTTTTACAG TGTGGAGCAGATTCTCTGGGCTGTGACAGGCTGGGCTGCTTCAACCTCAGTATACGAGGACATGG tgagtgtgtggagtttgtaaAGAGCTTTAAGATTCCACTGTTGgtcctgggaggaggaggatacaCAGTGAGGAACGTGGCTCGCTGCTG GACCTTTGAGACATCTCTGTTGGTGGATGAATCCATCAGTGATGAGCTGCCTTATAGCG AGTATTTTGAATACTTTGCTCCAGACTTCACGCTGCATCCTGATGTTAGCACCAGGATAGAAAACCAGAACTCCAGACAG TACTTGGAGCAGATCCGTCAGACAGTGTTTGAGAACTTGAAGATGTTGAACCACGCACCGAGTGTCCAGATTCACGACGTTCCCTCTGACATGCTGAGCTACGAACGCAATGATGAGCCCGACCCTGACGAGAGGGGGGCTGAGGATAACTACACCAG GCCAGAGGCACCCAATGAGTTCTATGATGGCGACCACGACAACGACAAAGAGAGTGACGTAGAAATTTGA
- the LOC118112673 gene encoding probable tubulin polyglutamylase TTLL9, whose amino-acid sequence MHSTSAISKKKEEEDRKDFGRESAQNKTSGYKGSYDCEKNEGREGRSFVRFKCSLIHTIQNVLRQRPGWVEVKDDGEWDFNWCLVAWLSENFDHSYMEEHVRINHFRNHYELTRKNLLVKNLKRYRKNLEREVGSMEALRCDFFPCTFSLPREYHLFVEEFKRSPGSTWIMKPAAKSKGKGIFLFRKLKDIMDWKKDGTLSEEQKDAAQVENYVAQRYIENPYLINGKKFDLRVYVLVTSFAPLKAWLSRDGFARFSHTRFSLMSIDDKYMHLTNVAVQKKSPDYDPEKGCKWQILQLRRYLTAKHGREMVEILFKEMDNIFVRSLQSVQKIMINDKHCFELYGYDILLDQNLKPWLIEVNASPSYAASSQEDYEMKCRLLEDTLNVVDMEGRLTGKEKRVGGYDLMWNDGPVYREDANLETCGTSCFTANTHLGCVNDRENQLHQLPKPKRM is encoded by the exons ATGCATAGTACATCGGCAA TctcaaagaagaaagaagaagaagatagaAAGGACTTTGGCAGAGAATCAGCCCAAAACAAAACTTCTGGATACAAAG gttcaTATGACTGTGAGAAAAATGAGGGGCGGGAGGGAAGAAGTTTTGTGCGTTTCAAATGCAGCCTAATACACACTATACAGAATGTCCTGCGTCAAAGACCTGGTTGGGTTGAAGTCAAAGATGATGGAGAGTGGGATTTCAACTGGTGTCTCGTGGCCTGGCTCAGTGAGAATTTTGATCATTCGTACATGGAGGAGCATGTGAGGATAAACCACTTTCGCAACCATTATGAGCTGACTCGCAAAAACCTCTTGGTGAAAAACCTCAAAAGGTACAGGAAGAATCTTGAAAGAGAAGTTGGCAGCATGGAGGCTTTaagatgtgatttttttccctGCACCTTTTCGCTGCCCAGAGAGTATCATCTTTTTGTAGAGGAGTTCAAAAGAAGCCCTGGCAGCACCTGGATCATGAAGCCAGCAGCAAAATCCAAAGGGAAAGGCATTTTCCTCTTCAGGAAACTAAAAGATATCATGGATTGGAAAAAGGATGGCACGCTCTCAGAGGAACAGAAGGATGCAGCTCAAGTGGAAAACTATGTGGCACAACGCTACATAGAGAACCCCTACCTAATAAATGGTAAGAAATTTGATCTGAGAGTCTATGTCCTGGTCACATCATTTGCCCCCTTGAAGGCCTGGCTGTCTCGAGATGGATTTGCTCGCTTCTCACATACCCGCTTCTCTCTTATGAGTATTGATGACAAGTATATGCATCTCACCAATGTGGCTGTTCAAAAAAAATCACCTGACTATGATCCTGAAAAGGGATGTAAGTGGCAGATACTGCAACTTCGAAGATATCTGACTGCAAAGCACGGTAGAGAAATGGTGGAAATCCTGTTCAAAGAGATGGATAACATCTTTGTCCGCAGTCTCCAGAGTGTACAAAAGATCAtgataaatgacaaacactgcTTTGAGCTCTATGGCTACGACATTCTGCTGGATCAGAACCTTAAACCGTGGTTAATTGAGGTGAATGCCTCTCCTTCATACGCGGCCAGTAGTCAAGAGGATTACGAGATGAAGTGCAGGCTGCTGGAAGATACTTTGAATGTTGTTGATATGGAGGGAAGGCTAACGGGCAAGGAGAAAAGGGTGGGTGGCTATGATCTCATGTGGAACGATGGCCCTGTCTACAGAGAGGATGCCAACCTCGAAACATGTGGGACTTCGTGTTTCACCGCCAACACACACTTAGGGTGTGTGAATGACAGAGAGAATCAGCTTCATCAGCTACCAAAACCGAAGAGGATGTGA